One genomic window of Actinoalloteichus hoggarensis includes the following:
- a CDS encoding bacterial proteasome activator family protein, whose translation MSRERENGQDHPDQVDADERHRVVLIGDDGLPLEPDEGVEADADDLGRHDGEQIADLVEQPAKVMRIGTMIKQLLEEVRTAPLDEASRSRLREIHVSSIKELEQGLAPELVRELERLSLPFAEESVPSEAELRIAQAQLVGWLEGLFHGIQTALFAQQMAARAQLEQMRRGALPPGTKATEPGESSPLRGMGQYL comes from the coding sequence ATGAGTCGCGAGAGGGAGAACGGACAGGACCACCCCGACCAGGTGGACGCCGACGAGCGGCACCGGGTCGTCCTCATCGGCGACGACGGCCTGCCGTTGGAGCCGGACGAGGGTGTCGAGGCCGACGCCGACGATCTCGGTCGCCACGACGGGGAGCAGATCGCCGACCTGGTGGAGCAGCCCGCGAAGGTGATGCGCATCGGTACCATGATCAAACAGCTGTTGGAGGAGGTCAGGACCGCGCCGCTCGACGAGGCGAGCCGCAGCAGGCTCCGCGAGATCCACGTCTCCTCGATCAAGGAGCTGGAGCAGGGCTTGGCACCCGAGCTGGTCCGCGAGCTGGAGCGACTGTCCCTGCCCTTCGCGGAGGAGTCGGTCCCGTCGGAAGCGGAGCTGCGGATCGCCCAGGCGCAGCTCGTCGGCTGGCTCGAAGGCCTGTTCCACGGCATTCAGACGGCCTTGTTCGCCCAGCAGATGGCGGCCAGGGCACAACTCGAGCAAATGCGTCGCGGAGCGCTGCCGCCGGGGACCAAGGCCACCGAGCCGGGTGAGTCCAGTCCCCTGCGGGGCATGGGTCAGTACCTGTGA
- a CDS encoding cysteine desulfurase-like protein → MAFDVARVRGLFPALGDGWVHLDSPAGMQVPEQVATAVATALRAPVSGPGGLFPASQRSAAILEAARRSIADLVGAHPAGVVLGPSAAVLLQRLAEVVSENWVLGDEVIVSRLDHPANVAPWRRAAQRSGAAVRWAEVDIETCELPEWQYRELIGERTQVVAVTAASGAVGTRPDIRQIAEFASAVDALVVVDASFAAPFLPLDITAMGADVVAVSATSWGGPPVGALVFRDPALLDRWSSVSLDPAARGQERLELGPHAYPLLAGLVASVDYLAALDDTAKGPRRERLLTSLGSVKAYQAGLLAGVTTGLRALPKVMVIGDAMRRVPTMAFTVNGMKARDVVDHLLRGGVCAFSDPGTHDVFAVLGVGEVGGAVRIGLAHYTTTVEVERLLGAVDELG, encoded by the coding sequence ATGGCGTTCGACGTCGCACGAGTGCGCGGGCTGTTCCCCGCGTTGGGCGACGGCTGGGTGCATCTCGACTCGCCCGCGGGCATGCAGGTGCCGGAGCAGGTCGCCACCGCCGTCGCCACCGCGCTCCGGGCACCCGTCTCCGGCCCGGGTGGTCTGTTCCCCGCATCACAGCGCTCCGCGGCGATCCTGGAGGCGGCGCGCCGCTCGATCGCCGATCTCGTGGGCGCCCACCCGGCGGGGGTCGTCCTCGGTCCCAGCGCGGCCGTGCTGCTGCAACGGCTGGCCGAGGTGGTGTCGGAGAACTGGGTCCTGGGCGACGAGGTCATCGTCTCCCGTCTCGACCATCCCGCGAACGTCGCGCCGTGGCGACGGGCCGCTCAACGCAGCGGGGCCGCCGTCCGCTGGGCGGAGGTCGACATCGAGACGTGCGAGCTGCCGGAATGGCAGTATCGGGAGCTGATCGGGGAACGGACCCAGGTGGTGGCCGTGACCGCGGCCTCCGGCGCCGTCGGCACCAGGCCGGACATCCGTCAGATCGCCGAGTTCGCCTCCGCCGTCGACGCGCTCGTGGTGGTCGACGCCTCCTTCGCCGCACCGTTTCTGCCGCTGGACATCACCGCGATGGGGGCCGACGTCGTGGCGGTGTCGGCGACGTCCTGGGGTGGTCCGCCCGTCGGAGCCCTGGTGTTCCGCGATCCGGCGCTGCTCGACCGGTGGTCCTCGGTCTCGCTCGACCCGGCCGCGCGTGGCCAGGAACGACTGGAGCTGGGGCCGCACGCCTACCCGCTGCTGGCCGGGCTGGTCGCCTCCGTCGACTACCTGGCGGCTCTCGACGACACGGCGAAGGGACCTCGGCGCGAGCGGCTGCTGACCTCGCTCGGATCGGTGAAGGCCTACCAGGCCGGGCTGCTGGCCGGCGTGACGACCGGCTTACGCGCGCTGCCGAAGGTGATGGTGATCGGCGACGCCATGCGCCGGGTGCCCACGATGGCGTTCACCGTGAACGGGATGAAGGCGCGCGACGTCGTCGACCATCTGCTGCGCGGCGGGGTGTGCGCCTTCTCCGATCCGGGGACGCACGACGTCTTCGCGGTGTTGGGCGTCGGCGAGGTCGGCGGCGCGGTGCGGATCGGCCTCGCGCACTACACGACGACCGTCGAGGTGGAGCGGCTCCTCGGGGCGGTCGACGAACTCGGCTGA
- a CDS encoding class I SAM-dependent methyltransferase produces the protein MDGFASQAVADLAAWQRLGPLLTDYLPFPAGSLRPTAIVALLDEVLIGDRSVVVQCGSGSSSILLARLLSRRGFGRLLALEHDERAAAFVTSQLRRERLSEVARVVHTPLAAHPAAVGGLSWYEPSVVFEMVTSFVDRNGLVDLLLVDGPPIADGVPETDLSRYPALPVLRGALSPGATVLVGDDADPQSGRAVLDRWSREFGLRFHRDRTAGLAVAVVRI, from the coding sequence GTGGACGGCTTCGCCTCGCAGGCTGTCGCCGACCTCGCCGCCTGGCAGCGGCTCGGACCGCTGCTCACGGACTACCTGCCGTTTCCGGCGGGCTCGCTGCGCCCGACCGCGATCGTCGCCCTGCTGGACGAGGTGCTGATCGGCGACCGCAGCGTCGTGGTCCAGTGCGGCAGCGGCTCCTCCTCGATCCTGCTGGCCCGGCTGCTGAGCAGACGGGGCTTCGGCAGGCTGCTCGCCTTGGAGCACGACGAACGGGCGGCGGCGTTCGTCACCAGCCAGTTGCGGCGAGAACGACTCTCCGAGGTGGCGCGGGTGGTGCACACGCCGCTGGCGGCGCATCCGGCCGCCGTCGGCGGGCTCTCCTGGTACGAGCCGTCGGTCGTCTTCGAGATGGTCACGTCCTTCGTCGATCGCAACGGGCTCGTCGACCTGCTGCTCGTGGACGGCCCGCCGATCGCGGACGGCGTTCCCGAGACGGACCTGTCCAGGTACCCCGCGCTGCCGGTGCTGCGCGGCGCGTTGTCACCCGGCGCGACGGTCCTGGTGGGCGACGACGCGGACCCGCAGAGCGGGCGGGCGGTGCTCGACCGGTGGTCACGGGAGTTCGGCCTGCGATTTCATCGCGACCGGACGGCCGGGCTGGCCGTCGCCGTCGTGCGGATCTGA
- a CDS encoding NAD(P)H-quinone oxidoreductase: MRAIVIREPGGPDMLEWVDHPDPSPAAGEVVIDVTASAVNRADLMQRQGLYDPPPGTTPIPGLECSGVISALGSNVTDWRVGDEVCALLAGGGYAERVAVPASQVMPVPRGVDLVTAAGLPEVACTVWSNVVGVGRLTAEDVLLVHGGASGIGTFAIQLGKALGATVAVTAGSPDRVARCRELGADVAIDHRREDFVAEVRRATAGHGADVVLDNMGAKYLSRNIDVLAADGRLVVIGMQGGRKAELDLSALLPKRLSISATGLRSRPVSGPSSKAVIVADVVERLWPMVEDGRIRPIVQDRVPLTEAGRAHELLESGGVVGKLLLVR; encoded by the coding sequence ATGCGAGCGATCGTCATCCGGGAGCCAGGCGGCCCCGACATGCTGGAATGGGTCGACCACCCCGATCCGAGCCCCGCGGCGGGCGAGGTCGTCATCGATGTCACGGCGAGCGCAGTCAACAGAGCCGATCTGATGCAACGACAGGGCCTCTACGATCCGCCGCCCGGCACCACCCCCATTCCGGGTCTGGAGTGCTCCGGGGTGATCAGCGCGCTCGGCTCGAACGTGACCGACTGGCGGGTGGGCGACGAGGTCTGCGCGCTGCTGGCAGGCGGCGGCTACGCCGAACGGGTGGCGGTGCCTGCGTCCCAGGTGATGCCGGTGCCACGCGGCGTCGACCTGGTCACCGCGGCGGGCCTGCCGGAGGTCGCCTGCACCGTGTGGTCCAACGTGGTCGGCGTCGGCAGGCTGACGGCCGAGGACGTGCTGCTGGTGCACGGCGGGGCGAGCGGCATCGGCACCTTCGCGATCCAGCTCGGCAAGGCACTCGGTGCGACGGTCGCGGTGACGGCGGGCTCCCCAGACCGGGTGGCGCGCTGCCGGGAGCTCGGGGCGGATGTCGCGATCGATCATCGCCGGGAGGACTTCGTCGCCGAAGTGCGTCGCGCCACCGCCGGGCACGGCGCGGACGTCGTCTTGGACAACATGGGCGCGAAGTACCTGAGCCGCAACATCGACGTCCTCGCGGCGGACGGTCGTCTGGTCGTCATCGGAATGCAGGGCGGACGCAAGGCGGAGCTGGATCTCTCCGCGCTGCTGCCCAAGCGGCTGAGCATCAGCGCGACGGGGCTGCGGTCCCGTCCGGTGTCCGGCCCGAGCAGCAAGGCCGTGATCGTCGCGGACGTCGTCGAGCGGCTGTGGCCGATGGTGGAGGACGGGAGGATTCGGCCGATCGTGCAGGATCGCGTGCCCCTGACCGAGGCGGGCCGTGCCCACGAGCTGCTGGAGTCCGGCGGCGTGGTCGGCAAGCTGCTGCTGGTCCGCTGA
- a CDS encoding GNAT family N-acetyltransferase — MSPDPWPLRDLVLRTPRLELRPDDDAGLLELVAEAEAGIHPPSEMPFREAWTDIPTDRFGRSILQFHWSQRAALRPEQWRLNFLVRREGRVIGTQGLAADDLAVLHTVATGSWLGARSQGQGYGTEMRAAVLMFAFDHLGARRARSAVVDGNPRSLAVSRRLGYLPDGTEEFVLRGDRSTEQRLLLTAERFQVSRPGWTTEVEGFAGCAAVLGVRTRRDHP, encoded by the coding sequence ATGAGTCCTGATCCGTGGCCGCTGCGGGATCTCGTGCTGCGCACGCCCCGTCTGGAGTTGCGCCCTGACGACGACGCCGGACTGCTCGAACTCGTCGCCGAAGCCGAGGCCGGCATCCACCCGCCCTCGGAGATGCCGTTCCGCGAGGCGTGGACCGACATCCCGACCGACCGATTCGGTCGATCGATCCTGCAGTTCCACTGGTCGCAACGGGCCGCGCTTCGGCCGGAGCAGTGGCGACTGAACTTCCTGGTCAGACGAGAGGGCCGGGTCATCGGCACCCAGGGCCTCGCCGCCGACGACCTGGCCGTGCTGCACACCGTGGCCACCGGCTCCTGGCTGGGAGCCCGCAGCCAGGGCCAGGGTTACGGCACGGAGATGCGGGCCGCCGTGCTGATGTTCGCCTTCGATCACCTCGGCGCCCGTCGGGCGAGGTCCGCGGTCGTCGACGGCAACCCGAGGTCGCTCGCCGTCAGTCGCAGGCTCGGCTACCTGCCGGACGGAACGGAGGAGTTCGTGCTTCGAGGGGACCGGAGCACCGAGCAGCGGCTGCTGCTCACCGCCGAGCGGTTTCAGGTGTCGCGGCCCGGGTGGACGACGGAGGTCGAGGGATTCGCGGGGTGCGCGGCGGTTCTCGGGGTGCGGACACGGCGCGATCACCCTTGA
- a CDS encoding M28 family peptidase, whose translation MSVTRSGARPAAVVLAACVGLGLVGSPAVADPQEAFAVRSLPQDVANAVELTGVNRHLIALQRIAEQNGGTRADGEPGYDASIDYVVGRLRAAGYDVSTPEFDYELFVASTERLAVAGESVDLEALEFTPSTAEGGLTAPLAVLPAGSELGCAPEDYAGVDAEGSVLLIRRGECDFALKARLASEAGAAAALIANNVDGALSGTLGDPSLATIPTGGVTRADGDALWSQAGADVELELIAGFETRTSRNVIAQTRTGRTDNVVVAGAHLDSVYAGINDNGTGSAALLETAVQLGGAPDVDNAVRFAWWGAEELGLHGSTQYVRSLDFEQQLDIALYLNFDMIGSPNAGYFVLDGDGSEGLSAPGPYGSAQIEQAFVDYFAEGGIETEGADFSGRSDYAEFIAVGIPSGGLFTGAEGLKTEEQAEKWGGVAGEAYDPNYHFPADDLGNVDRVALERNAKAVAYVTTAYGESTETVNGVPPRAKRAEIRATTRVASASAHRADLVAS comes from the coding sequence ATGTCGGTCACCAGAAGCGGCGCCAGACCCGCCGCCGTCGTCCTCGCCGCGTGCGTCGGCCTCGGGCTCGTGGGCTCGCCCGCCGTCGCGGACCCGCAGGAGGCCTTCGCGGTGCGCTCGCTGCCGCAGGACGTGGCGAACGCGGTCGAGCTGACCGGGGTCAATCGCCACCTGATCGCCCTACAGCGCATCGCCGAGCAGAACGGCGGCACCAGGGCGGACGGCGAACCCGGTTACGACGCCAGCATCGACTACGTGGTCGGCAGGCTGCGGGCCGCGGGCTACGACGTGAGCACGCCCGAGTTCGACTACGAGCTCTTCGTCGCCTCGACGGAACGCCTCGCCGTGGCGGGCGAGAGTGTGGACCTGGAGGCGCTGGAGTTCACCCCGAGCACGGCCGAGGGCGGTCTCACCGCGCCGCTGGCGGTGCTCCCGGCGGGCTCGGAGCTCGGCTGCGCCCCGGAGGACTACGCGGGCGTCGACGCCGAGGGCAGCGTCCTGCTGATTCGTCGCGGTGAATGCGACTTCGCGTTGAAGGCGCGGCTCGCCTCCGAGGCGGGTGCGGCCGCGGCGTTGATCGCCAACAATGTCGATGGTGCGCTGAGCGGCACGCTCGGGGACCCGTCGTTGGCGACCATCCCCACCGGCGGAGTGACCCGCGCCGACGGCGACGCCCTGTGGTCTCAGGCGGGCGCTGACGTCGAGTTGGAGCTGATCGCGGGCTTCGAGACCAGGACCAGCCGCAACGTCATCGCGCAGACCCGCACCGGCCGCACCGACAACGTGGTGGTCGCCGGGGCCCACCTCGACTCGGTGTACGCGGGCATCAACGACAACGGCACCGGATCGGCCGCCCTGCTGGAGACGGCCGTCCAGCTCGGGGGCGCGCCGGACGTCGACAACGCGGTGCGGTTCGCCTGGTGGGGCGCCGAGGAACTCGGTCTGCACGGCTCCACGCAGTACGTCCGTTCGCTGGACTTCGAGCAGCAGTTGGACATCGCGCTGTACCTGAACTTCGACATGATCGGCTCGCCGAACGCCGGCTACTTCGTCCTCGACGGCGACGGTTCCGAGGGGCTGTCCGCCCCGGGTCCGTACGGATCGGCGCAGATCGAGCAGGCCTTCGTCGACTACTTCGCCGAGGGCGGCATCGAGACGGAGGGCGCGGACTTCAGCGGGCGGTCCGACTACGCCGAGTTCATCGCGGTCGGCATCCCCTCGGGTGGTCTGTTCACCGGTGCCGAGGGACTCAAGACCGAGGAGCAGGCGGAGAAGTGGGGCGGCGTCGCGGGCGAGGCCTACGACCCGAACTACCACTTCCCCGCCGACGACCTCGGCAACGTCGACCGGGTGGCTCTGGAGCGCAACGCCAAGGCCGTTGCCTACGTGACCACGGCGTACGGCGAGAGCACCGAGACGGTGAACGGGGTGCCGCCGCGTGCGAAGCGGGCCGAGATACGGGCGACGACGCGCGTGGCGTCGGCGTCGGCGCACCGCGCCGACCTGGTCGCGAGCTGA
- a CDS encoding endonuclease/exonuclease/phosphatase family protein → MAVDGAARPALPGATRFATFNASLNRAADGDLLADLSAPDDPQAAQIAEVIQRNRPDVVLLNEFDHVEGGAAVEAFQRNYLAVGRRGARGIEYPYAYTAPVNTGVPSGFDLNRDGEIGGPDDALGFGAFPGQYGMVVLSRHPIDLDAVRTFQHFRWRDMPGALLPDDVETPEPGDWYSPEALDVLPLSSKSHWDVPIRIGSQTVHFLVSHPTPPAFDGPERRNRLRNHDEIRFWADYVTPGRGDYAYDDEGGRGGLPAGARFVVAGDQNADPMDGDGEPGAIAQLLAAPTLIDPWPGSLGAIRASWEQGGANREHRGLSWFDTADFADEGPGNLRVDYVLPSRRLVPVGSGVFWPVPESALSRLNSASDHHLVWVDVLTGLG, encoded by the coding sequence ATGGCGGTCGACGGCGCCGCCCGCCCCGCGCTGCCCGGCGCGACGCGCTTCGCGACCTTCAACGCCTCGCTGAACCGGGCAGCCGACGGGGATCTGCTCGCGGACCTCAGCGCCCCCGATGATCCGCAGGCCGCCCAGATCGCCGAGGTCATCCAGCGGAACCGCCCCGACGTCGTGCTGCTCAACGAGTTCGACCACGTCGAGGGCGGCGCGGCCGTCGAGGCCTTCCAGCGGAACTATCTGGCCGTCGGCCGGCGGGGCGCGCGCGGAATCGAATATCCGTACGCCTACACCGCGCCGGTGAACACCGGGGTGCCCAGTGGTTTCGACCTCAATCGGGACGGGGAGATCGGCGGGCCGGACGACGCGCTCGGGTTCGGCGCGTTCCCCGGGCAGTACGGCATGGTCGTCCTGTCGCGCCATCCCATCGACCTGGACGCGGTGCGCACCTTCCAGCATTTCCGGTGGCGGGACATGCCCGGCGCGCTGCTGCCTGACGACGTCGAGACGCCGGAGCCCGGCGACTGGTATTCGCCCGAGGCGCTGGACGTCCTGCCGCTGTCCTCGAAGTCGCACTGGGACGTGCCGATCCGCATCGGCTCACAGACCGTGCACTTCCTGGTCTCTCACCCCACCCCCCCGGCCTTCGACGGCCCCGAACGGCGGAATCGGCTGCGTAATCACGACGAGATCCGGTTCTGGGCGGACTACGTCACGCCTGGCCGCGGCGATTACGCCTACGACGACGAGGGCGGCCGCGGCGGACTGCCCGCCGGGGCACGTTTCGTGGTGGCGGGCGACCAGAACGCCGATCCGATGGACGGAGACGGCGAGCCAGGCGCGATCGCACAGCTCTTGGCCGCACCCACCCTGATCGACCCGTGGCCGGGCAGCCTCGGCGCGATCCGCGCGTCCTGGGAGCAGGGCGGCGCGAACCGGGAGCATCGCGGCCTCTCGTGGTTCGACACCGCCGACTTCGCCGACGAGGGCCCGGGCAACCTGCGGGTCGACTACGTGCTGCCCTCCCGGCGTCTCGTTCCGGTCGGCAGCGGGGTGTTCTGGCCCGTGCCGGAATCCGCCCTCAGCAGGCTCAACTCCGCTTCCGACCACCACCTCGTCTGGGTCGACGTGCTGACGGGCCTCGGCTGA
- a CDS encoding MarR family winged helix-turn-helix transcriptional regulator encodes MRVEPKWLDDDEMRAWRNYVVGSSLLEYHLHRELQDAHDLALADYEILVRLSERDDRRMRMSELAAEVASSKSRVSHQISRLQHAGLVHRIECPSDGRGVFAVLTERGHDVLTRAAPTHVDGVRRHLIDLLDGEEQAVLGRVFERVTQRLGGERS; translated from the coding sequence ATGCGGGTCGAGCCGAAATGGCTCGACGACGATGAGATGCGGGCCTGGCGGAACTACGTCGTCGGCAGCTCCCTGTTGGAATACCACCTGCATCGAGAGCTGCAGGACGCACACGACCTGGCCCTGGCCGACTACGAGATCCTGGTCCGTCTCTCCGAACGTGACGATCGCCGGATGCGGATGAGCGAACTCGCCGCCGAGGTGGCCTCGTCGAAGAGCCGGGTGTCCCATCAGATCTCACGCCTTCAGCACGCGGGCCTGGTCCATCGGATCGAATGCCCCAGCGACGGCCGGGGCGTCTTCGCCGTGCTCACCGAGCGCGGACACGACGTCTTGACCAGGGCCGCCCCCACCCATGTCGACGGCGTCCGCAGGCATCTGATCGACCTGCTCGACGGCGAGGAACAGGCCGTCCTCGGCCGAGTGTTCGAGCGCGTCACGCAACGGCTGGGCGGGGAACGGAGCTGA
- a CDS encoding DUF2188 domain-containing protein, giving the protein MARRRRYGVVPHGGDWRVTRAGRVLSNHHLKSRAVDEGVRAARADRDSQLVIRRRDGTFQDNRTFDAPRRSHG; this is encoded by the coding sequence ATGGCTCGACGGAGGCGATACGGCGTCGTCCCGCACGGCGGGGACTGGAGGGTCACCCGCGCGGGCAGGGTGCTGTCCAACCACCATCTCAAGTCGAGGGCGGTGGACGAGGGCGTCCGGGCGGCGCGAGCCGACCGCGACAGTCAGCTGGTGATCCGACGCCGTGACGGAACCTTCCAGGACAACCGCACCTTCGACGCCCCGCGACGTTCGCACGGCTGA
- a CDS encoding M23 family metallopeptidase, whose product MLRFTELFTNTDARPASRSAGAVAGTTAEAPRSARSSRRGVGKAVVASVLAGAFLVGGQPLVAGAAEGDTPENFVEVQEGAGSVLPAFYDNPARGLTSLVNETKAEADRLAAEEAAAAEAAARPDFVKPAEGTFTSGFGGRWGTTHYGVDIANVIGTPVVAATEGTVINAGPATGFGQWVRVQAPDGTITVYGHVESFTAAVGQKVAAGDQIATIGNRGQSTGPHLHFEVQVGGQKIDPQPWLAERGITLQ is encoded by the coding sequence ATGCTTCGTTTCACCGAGCTGTTCACCAACACCGACGCCAGGCCCGCTTCCCGGTCCGCCGGTGCCGTTGCCGGCACCACCGCTGAGGCTCCCCGTAGCGCCCGTTCCTCCCGTCGTGGTGTGGGTAAGGCTGTGGTGGCGTCGGTGTTGGCGGGTGCGTTCCTGGTGGGTGGTCAGCCGTTGGTGGCTGGTGCCGCCGAGGGTGACACGCCGGAGAACTTCGTGGAGGTCCAGGAGGGTGCCGGGTCGGTGTTGCCTGCGTTCTATGACAATCCCGCGCGTGGGTTGACGTCGTTGGTGAACGAGACCAAGGCGGAGGCCGATCGCCTCGCGGCGGAGGAGGCCGCGGCGGCGGAGGCGGCGGCGCGTCCGGACTTCGTGAAGCCGGCGGAGGGTACGTTCACCTCTGGGTTCGGTGGTCGTTGGGGTACGACGCATTATGGTGTCGATATCGCGAACGTGATCGGGACGCCGGTGGTCGCGGCGACCGAGGGCACGGTGATCAACGCGGGTCCGGCGACCGGGTTCGGTCAGTGGGTTCGGGTCCAGGCCCCTGACGGCACGATCACCGTCTACGGGCATGTGGAGTCGTTCACCGCCGCGGTCGGACAGAAGGTCGCCGCGGGCGATCAGATCGCCACGATCGGTAATCGTGGTCAGTCCACCGGCCCGCATCTGCACTTCGAGGTCCAGGTCGGCGGCCAGAAGATCGATCCCCAGCCCTGGCTCGCCGAGCGCGGCATCACCCTCCAGTAA